A stretch of the Methylacidiphilum caldifontis genome encodes the following:
- a CDS encoding metal-dependent hydrolase: MKVIYYGHSCFGVEIGSSFILVDPFITQNPRAKSININSLNPQYILVSHGHFDHIADAAQLSKQTQAPILSNFEITLWLEKQGVTQVFPMNLGGSRTFDFGKIHYVQAAHSSSLPDGSYGGTAGGFVVEGPEGILYYAGDTALMSDMKLFGECFQIDLALLPVGGVFTMGIDEAIRAARLLNCKQVMGVHFDTFDAIKIDHEEAKKKFQQEDIPFRLLKVGGELTL; encoded by the coding sequence ATGAAAGTTATTTATTACGGGCATTCCTGTTTTGGAGTAGAAATAGGCAGTTCATTTATCCTTGTCGATCCTTTTATAACTCAGAATCCACGTGCAAAGTCCATCAACATCAATAGCCTTAATCCCCAATACATTTTGGTCTCTCACGGGCATTTCGATCATATTGCTGATGCCGCTCAGCTATCTAAACAAACTCAAGCTCCAATCCTTTCTAATTTTGAAATTACCCTTTGGCTAGAAAAGCAGGGAGTGACCCAGGTTTTTCCCATGAATCTAGGAGGCAGCCGAACTTTTGATTTTGGCAAAATCCACTATGTTCAAGCAGCCCATTCAAGCAGCCTTCCTGATGGTTCCTATGGAGGCACCGCTGGTGGATTTGTCGTGGAGGGACCAGAAGGTATCCTTTATTATGCCGGAGATACTGCACTGATGAGCGACATGAAACTTTTTGGTGAATGTTTCCAAATCGATCTAGCCCTTCTTCCTGTTGGGGGAGTATTTACTATGGGTATAGACGAAGCGATTCGAGCAGCTAGGCTTCTTAACTGCAAACAAGTCATGGGGGTTCATTTCGATACTTTTGATGCGATTAAAATTGATCATGAGGAAGCCAAAAAGAAGTTCCAACAAGAAGATATTCCTTTTCGTCTCCTTAAAGTGGGGGGAGAGCTAACCCTATAA
- a CDS encoding arylamine N-acetyltransferase family protein codes for MDTLFEIHLAHAKSIPFENLDILLGKSISLELQDIEKKLVIGNRGGYCFEQNILFAHVLERLGFKLTRLAARVHYKTNKLLPRTHMSLLVECNGSFWIADVGFGGHGLLLPILLEDNQKSVHFGWQYRVLRQNQHWLLQLFENNSWTSLYSFSLEPQELVDYKIANYYVSTHPDSLFTKTLIVQSLSADLRKFLRNKSLTLINPYFTRTRQLNDNNELLEVLKQDFGLFFAPNTTFRYNED; via the coding sequence TTGGACACACTCTTTGAGATCCATCTTGCTCACGCAAAGTCTATTCCATTTGAAAACCTTGATATACTGCTTGGTAAAAGTATTTCTCTAGAGCTTCAAGACATTGAAAAAAAACTCGTGATAGGCAATAGAGGAGGATACTGTTTCGAACAGAATATCTTGTTTGCCCATGTTCTTGAACGGCTTGGCTTTAAACTGACCAGGCTTGCTGCAAGAGTTCATTACAAAACCAACAAGCTGCTTCCCCGAACTCATATGAGTCTTTTAGTCGAATGCAATGGAAGCTTCTGGATCGCTGATGTTGGATTTGGGGGTCATGGACTTCTCTTGCCCATCCTCCTAGAAGATAACCAAAAGAGCGTTCATTTTGGCTGGCAATATAGAGTTTTGCGCCAAAACCAACATTGGCTACTTCAACTTTTTGAAAACAACAGCTGGACTTCCCTTTATTCCTTTTCTCTTGAACCACAAGAACTGGTTGATTATAAAATCGCAAATTACTACGTTTCCACACACCCCGACTCACTATTTACAAAAACATTGATTGTGCAATCCCTATCGGCTGATCTAAGGAAATTTTTACGTAACAAAAGCTTAACTTTAATCAATCCTTATTTCACAAGGACTAGGCAACTCAATGATAACAACGAACTTTTAGAAGTCCTGAAACAGGATTTTGGTTTGTTTTTTGCTCCCAATACGACTTTTAGATATAACGAGGATTGA
- a CDS encoding TonB-dependent receptor: MPAFIFILFIVLLLLGKLGAQNTPEDIPPSAVAPLSQSSKVNPTSDSQRASSATAEPIVLPVVEVSEQAPLGAASSTTTAYGPELSVFDTPREITQISREALDTLSPGNIMGYDELAPLVPSLTTMAPAGDYSVEPFIRGLPATVFRNGMLVGLESYGTSGPLPNFYAYENIDIVQGPVPAVFGAREMAAGYANQITKQPYFDKFRGAAQYSIGMYDQNRWNVDIGGPFAGGKAAYRFDYAGQYSGSYYEGAYMHSQDFYLALSARPSENYWIDSNFEFDTMGFNLPLGINRPDQALIDSGLYQSGNMIGWLGPNGTFHPGIGTSVPGEGYVIQWGPQVPISLRNNLANLAGSGNRTNYGVAQIIQTLKLSDELRVVNNTMFEYFNVVQNPLANSNWSYSPGDWLIEHRIEAQAQLNQSIKGLSLSHSLDGGIFLWFQDNTDYTETSRIADNFWNMAAPLSRSNLLPPITLAEALRAQDIYLTDIPIPGIPYITYNTNNFATARSEFFQLSPFIQDIIALGDKWSLILGARLQWYSIANSEPPGTPSFLMLQSYYSILEPQFNASLSYKPFPWMNAYFSYAYTQVAAMDVLGAFCPEFSSQYYHLENIEYESGVKFNLFHDKLFLSTEGFYYSTFFPVTVLPGGFTPITPAQVIGAEIATQYQLDRSWNFSAGFDYLTGEEFWTQSVAQTGPTVIQNYSAAVAARYNLPVDPYTTLPPAVYPFIGFPHEHGTAMISYNSGQGFGGSFWLWIQSNMFLSYNYATQIPIDYTLNASLYYGTKWWKIQLQLYNLTDNHYWLPTGTGFQGDRVYNYDKVLIGLPFWVMGTVSVFF, translated from the coding sequence ATGCCTGCCTTTATTTTTATCCTATTCATTGTTTTATTATTACTAGGCAAGCTTGGTGCTCAGAACACTCCAGAAGATATCCCCCCTTCAGCTGTTGCTCCCCTGTCTCAATCCAGCAAGGTAAACCCCACTAGTGATTCTCAAAGGGCTTCTTCTGCGACCGCCGAGCCTATTGTACTACCTGTGGTTGAAGTCAGTGAACAGGCGCCTTTGGGAGCGGCCTCATCGACTACCACCGCTTATGGTCCAGAACTCAGCGTGTTTGATACGCCCAGAGAAATTACCCAAATTTCTAGAGAAGCCCTCGACACGCTTTCTCCTGGAAATATCATGGGTTATGACGAACTAGCTCCACTGGTCCCTTCATTGACCACTATGGCTCCTGCAGGAGATTATTCAGTAGAACCTTTCATTCGGGGACTACCAGCCACCGTGTTTAGAAACGGGATGCTTGTTGGACTCGAAAGCTATGGGACCAGTGGACCATTACCCAATTTCTATGCCTACGAAAACATCGATATTGTTCAGGGACCAGTTCCAGCCGTGTTTGGAGCACGGGAAATGGCTGCCGGTTATGCCAATCAGATTACCAAGCAACCTTATTTCGATAAGTTCCGAGGAGCTGCCCAGTATTCTATAGGGATGTATGATCAGAACAGGTGGAATGTCGATATTGGGGGGCCTTTTGCAGGGGGCAAAGCAGCCTACCGCTTCGATTATGCCGGTCAATATTCAGGCAGTTATTACGAGGGGGCTTATATGCATAGCCAAGATTTTTATTTAGCTTTGTCAGCAAGACCGTCAGAGAACTATTGGATCGATTCCAATTTCGAATTTGATACCATGGGGTTCAATTTACCCTTGGGCATTAATAGGCCAGATCAAGCCTTGATCGACTCTGGTCTCTACCAAAGTGGGAACATGATCGGTTGGCTTGGCCCTAATGGGACATTTCATCCAGGGATTGGAACCTCTGTTCCAGGGGAAGGCTACGTGATTCAATGGGGTCCGCAAGTGCCTATCAGTCTAAGGAATAACCTAGCTAATCTTGCTGGATCAGGTAATAGAACGAACTATGGGGTAGCGCAGATAATCCAAACCCTTAAGCTTTCAGATGAATTAAGAGTAGTTAACAATACGATGTTTGAGTATTTTAATGTTGTTCAAAACCCATTAGCTAATTCCAACTGGTCATATTCGCCAGGAGATTGGCTCATCGAACATCGAATAGAAGCCCAAGCACAACTAAACCAATCGATAAAAGGGCTTTCTCTTTCGCATTCTTTGGATGGAGGCATCTTTTTATGGTTTCAAGACAATACCGATTACACGGAAACGAGTCGGATTGCTGATAATTTTTGGAACATGGCAGCACCTCTTTCCCGGTCTAATCTCTTGCCACCCATAACGCTAGCTGAAGCTCTTCGAGCCCAGGATATTTACTTGACCGATATTCCCATACCTGGGATCCCTTATATCACCTACAACACGAATAATTTTGCAACAGCCCGTTCCGAGTTTTTTCAGCTTTCTCCGTTTATCCAGGATATCATAGCTCTTGGAGATAAATGGAGCTTGATTCTTGGAGCCAGGCTGCAGTGGTATTCAATTGCTAACAGTGAGCCTCCAGGTACCCCTTCATTCTTGATGCTTCAAAGTTACTATTCGATTCTTGAACCTCAGTTTAACGCAAGCCTCTCCTACAAACCTTTTCCATGGATGAATGCTTATTTTAGCTATGCTTATACCCAGGTGGCTGCTATGGATGTTTTAGGGGCTTTTTGTCCAGAATTTAGCTCACAATATTATCATCTTGAAAACATCGAATATGAATCGGGGGTCAAATTTAATTTATTTCATGACAAATTATTTCTTTCTACCGAAGGTTTTTATTACTCCACTTTTTTCCCCGTAACCGTTTTGCCAGGAGGCTTTACCCCTATAACTCCTGCTCAAGTCATTGGGGCTGAAATTGCAACCCAGTATCAGTTAGATCGGTCCTGGAATTTTTCAGCCGGGTTTGATTATTTGACTGGAGAAGAATTTTGGACCCAAAGTGTTGCCCAAACGGGTCCAACCGTTATCCAAAATTACTCGGCAGCTGTTGCTGCCCGTTATAATCTGCCCGTGGATCCTTATACGACTTTGCCACCGGCCGTTTATCCATTCATCGGATTTCCTCATGAACATGGAACGGCAATGATCAGTTATAATTCTGGTCAAGGGTTTGGAGGTTCTTTCTGGTTGTGGATTCAAAGTAACATGTTCCTTTCTTATAATTATGCCACGCAGATTCCGATTGACTATACTCTCAATGCCAGCCTCTATTATGGAACAAAGTGGTGGAAAATCCAGCTTCAACTCTATAATCTTACTGACAATCATTATTGGCTTCCAACGGGAACAGGATTCCAGGGAGATAGAGTCTATAATTATGATAAGGTATTGATTGGCTTGCCATTTTGGGTAATGGGAACCGTCAGTGTGTTTTTCTAA
- a CDS encoding class I SAM-dependent RNA methyltransferase, translating into MKVGEQRVVTIEKIVYGGEGLGKLEENMVVFVPFSAPGDKLRIVIQEIKKGYLRATLKEILEAGKGRINPPCPYYGLCGGCSYQHLDYETELSIKEDQLKEIFFGFLKEYPSLVEKIIPSPFPYGYRNRVSLHNRNGRVGFYARGSSRVIPIKSCLIASEQVNKLLAKKSYGSKNRFSGGIKHFSIREPSIPSTGFYQVNRFLLGKLKEVVSTLIGTDVPFIIEGYCGAGFFTEQLSKNAQLIYAIETNPKSLEEAKKLGLKNVFFIEGKIEDKIADCLLRLGSSKAAYLFDPPKEGLSKALILWLIDHPLSKLVYVSCNPLTLKRDILKLEKSYVLKKIVPVDLFPRTPEIESAAVLVPR; encoded by the coding sequence ATGAAAGTTGGAGAACAAAGGGTTGTTACCATAGAAAAGATTGTCTATGGGGGGGAAGGGTTGGGAAAGTTAGAAGAAAACATGGTGGTCTTCGTTCCTTTTTCTGCCCCGGGTGATAAGCTAAGGATAGTCATTCAAGAAATTAAAAAGGGTTACCTAAGGGCTACCCTTAAAGAAATCCTGGAAGCAGGGAAAGGAAGAATAAATCCTCCTTGTCCTTATTATGGGCTTTGTGGAGGTTGTAGCTACCAACACCTTGATTACGAAACCGAACTTTCTATTAAAGAAGATCAGTTAAAAGAAATCTTTTTTGGGTTTTTAAAAGAATATCCTTCCTTGGTGGAAAAAATAATTCCTTCTCCTTTTCCCTATGGATATCGTAATCGTGTTAGTCTTCATAATCGGAATGGTAGGGTAGGGTTTTATGCAAGAGGATCCAGTCGAGTTATCCCCATAAAGTCATGCCTGATTGCTTCAGAACAAGTCAATAAACTTTTAGCAAAGAAGAGCTATGGCTCAAAAAATCGATTTTCAGGGGGAATAAAACATTTTTCCATCCGGGAGCCTTCGATTCCCTCTACGGGTTTTTATCAGGTCAATCGGTTTCTGCTTGGAAAACTCAAGGAGGTTGTATCGACACTGATCGGTACTGATGTTCCTTTCATTATCGAAGGGTATTGTGGAGCTGGGTTTTTTACAGAACAATTAAGTAAAAACGCCCAGCTGATTTATGCTATTGAAACCAATCCTAAAAGCTTAGAAGAGGCAAAAAAACTTGGACTCAAGAATGTTTTTTTTATTGAAGGGAAGATAGAGGATAAAATAGCTGATTGCTTATTGCGGCTTGGTAGTTCAAAAGCTGCCTATCTTTTTGATCCTCCTAAAGAAGGTTTGTCCAAAGCACTGATTTTATGGCTGATCGATCATCCTCTGTCTAAACTTGTTTATGTTTCTTGTAACCCCTTGACATTGAAAAGAGACATCCTGAAGCTTGAAAAAAGTTATGTCCTAAAAAAAATAGTTCCCGTAGATCTTTTCCCAAGAACGCCAGAAA